Genomic window (Lewinellaceae bacterium):
CTGATGCCGCTCACGGAGGCGAACTGCAGGCTGCTGCTGTTGTAGTCGATGCTGAGTTCTACGCTCCCAATATTGGTGAAATCGGAAACGGTGACATTCAGGCACACTTGTTGCCCCTGCTGAACGCTGCCGTCGCTGATGGCGAAATTCACATTAGCAGGGCCGCTGCCGCCGGCAACGGTAACCGTGCTGTTCTGGGCATTCAGCCCGACATTCTGAAAGTTGCCGTTGAGCACCTCAATAGAAGGCACCGGGGGAATGGCAAACTCCACCTGGGAAGTGCCGCCAGCCTTGGCGCGCAGGCGGAAGGAAAAAACCAGTGTCCCGTCCGGGCGGGTGATGCCCGTGAAGCTGGGGTTAAACCAGGAAACGCCCAACTGCCCCGGAGGCACATTGCCGCCCGGCTTGCTGAACGTGCCGTTTCCGTTTGGCGGGTCGGAAAGCGCCGGAAAACCGGTTGTCCCGCTGGCGTTAATCGAGGAAATATCCACAAATTCCAGGATTGCCGGGTTCCAGTTTATTCCATATTGGAAAGTGGCAATGTTGTTGAAATTGCTGACCTCTACGTCAAACTCGATGATGTCGTTCACCTGAGCGTTGGCCGTTTGAGGAGTGATCGTAAAGGTGGGCTGTTGGGCCGATAGCTGCGAAACACAGCAAAGCAGCCCGATAATCAGGCTTGTAAAAATTTTATCCATCGTGTTCGGAATTTGGGATAATGTTAACGAATGAATAAGGCTACGCTATATCACAATCAGTTTATGCGTGACTAACTGATCCTCAGACTGTACCTTCAAAAGGTACGTTCCTGCCTGAGGAAAAATGTCTTTTGATAATTTAAGGCGGTGCAGGCCACTCTGGAAATTTCCAGTTTCCTGGTAAATCGTGGCGCCTAGTACGTCATGGATAGTAATGCGAGCTGATGCCGAACGCAGGAAATCGATATCGACCTGCGTTTGTTCTTTAAATGGATTGGGAGCACTGGTGATTTGTACGAGGCCAGGTTTGTTTTTGTTGCGTATATTGCTGATTCCATCTACCGTAATTGTTCCTTCCTTAAATTCCACGTCTAATATATTCTCGTCGGTATCCGCTATTTCGATAGAAGTGGGATAATCTCCAAAATTGAGCGTCTGTATTCCGCTTTCCTGCTGCAGCGTCTTCAGGCGAACGGAGAAGAGAACAGAGCCGTTTTCGATGGCTACTCCCGCCAGGGAAAAGTCGATCCAGGAAAAACCCAGCTTGCCCTGGCTGATCTGCGCAAATCCGAAGTGGTCGAGCGGGTAGTCCTCAAATACTTGATTGAGCCCCTCCACGCCTTTGAATTCGAAGGCTACAGAATCCCAGAGTACGCTAAACTGGCAGGTCAGTATATCCTGAAACCCATCCGCTGTTACGTCAATGGTAAAAGTTTGTTCCGGTTGAACGGTAATATCATTAGCATAAATGGAAACCTGCGCTTCAGTAAAGGAAGGAAAATACAGCAGAAACGCAACTGCCAAGGTGGTCCTTACAGTGTAAGTGAAGTATATCATGGGATCATGGGATTAAAAACTCCAATTGGCTGGCAAGGTAGCAAAAAAAGTGTATAAAGGAAAGCCAGCCAGCTAAGTTATTTTAACTCTAAAGTCGAAAAAGAGGGAGTGGCCCCAGGTTGGGGCCACTCCTTTCAGTTTATCGTGGTTATTCTATGATAACCATCTTCTTAGTAGCAGTGTATTCAGACGTCTCTACGGTGTAGTACAGCACGCCGGCCGCAGGCAGGGTGTTGGAGTTCACAACTACGTTGTTGTACCCCTTCACGCCGTCCAGGCGGACCAGGCGCAATGCCTTGCCCGTCACGTCGCTTATCGTCAGCGTTACGGTGTCGTCCGCCGGCAGGTTGAAGCCGATCAGCGTCTCGCCCTTGAACGGGTTCGGCGTGTTCTGGTACAGCTCGAAACTGGCTGCGGCAGAAGCTTTGCCCGAGAAGGCCAGCGCCACGTCCTGGTAGCTGCCGTTGGTTTTGTACGCTTCCGCTTTCGTAATGCGGGAGCTCGCGCCCAGCAGCTCGCTCAGCTGAGCGTCCGCTTTGGCGCGGAACACCAGGCTGAACAGCACTTCCCCGGCGCTTGCCTTGCCGTTCCAGCTCGTCGTTATCAGCCCTTCGTTCACGTACGCCAGGCCGAAGTTCTCTTCGGTAGCGGCGCCGCCAACGATGTCGACCAATTCCAGCGCGCTGTTGTCGAACGTCAAGGTCGCCTGGTAGCCTTCGATGGAGGCAATGTCCGCTGCGGTAAACGCTACGGTGTACTCTCCGCCGGCTTTCACCTCGGCTTCCTCGGCGTTGAGCGCAAACGTGCCCGCAAAGCTGCGGCCTTCCACCCCGGCCAGCGCGTTGGCCCGGGCGTCGTTGTTCACGTCGCCTATCTTCACCGCTACGAAATCAGCCCCGCTGATGCCCGTAGCCGGCAAGTTGTTGATGTTTGCCACTTCCGGGAACTCTTCGAACCAGGGGTTCGACGCGTTCGGGAACACATACGACGCGTCCACGAAGCGCCAGCTCGTGTTGTTCTCGAATTCCGTGTCGATCGACAGGATCAGCTTGCGTAGCTGGATCAGGTCCAGCGTCGTGATCGAGCGGCTGTTGTTCACGTCCGCGGCGATCATCTTGTACGGGCTGCCCAAAGGCTGCACGCCCAGGATGTGCTTGCTCATCAGCACCAGGTCGAAGGTCGACACCCCGTTGAGGTAGTTCGAGTTCAGCTCCGGCGTCACCGTGTAGTCGTAGCCTGCCTGCAGGCCCGCAAAGGCGTACCTGCCGTCGGCGCCGGTCATCACCATTTGGTTAGACTGGCCGGAAAGGCTTACTTCTACGTCCTCCACGCCCAGGTTGTCTTCGGTGTTGATAGCGCCCGAGATGCCTACCGTCAGCGAGTCCGGCCCGCACAGGCTCATGTTGTCCTGCACCAGGATGTACGTCTCGCAGAAGTCAGCGTTGCCTTCATCGTCGTACGCCCAAATCTCAACCACCAGCGTGCCCGTGTCGGCGCACGTCAGCACGATGCCCGTGGAGTCCACGTTAGCGGGGTCGTCTACCCGGTTGATCGAGTACGTGACCGGGCCGCTGCAGTCTGGCACTGCCGACACGATGAAGTCGTTCGCCCAGATCGCCATGCGGCCTTCGTCCGGGATGTCGTCTCCGTTCAGGTCCACCGGCATCAGCTCGATGGCCAGGCCGTTGATGCACACCGGCGACGGCGCCTTGCAGTCCCGCACTTCAAACGGCAGCTCTTCGCTGTTGGCGTTGCCGCAGCCGTCTTCCACGTGCACTTCGAAGGCGTGGTTGCCGATCGGGAAGCGCCCGTTCAGGCTGTAGTCCGGGTAGGCCCCGGTTAGCGTGAAGTCGTCAAACTGCCCGTCTGTCAGGTTCTGCAGGTTGATTGTAGCGGCAGGGTTGCCGTCGTCGTCCAGGAACGCCAGCAGGAACACCTTGATCGTCAGGTCGTCCGGCGTGCAGTTCTCGTCGATGCTGAACGGCAGGTTCACCAGGCCCGTGCACGTTACGTTGTCGTACGAGCAGAAGAAGGTGTCGATAGAGCTGATTTCCGGGTCGATGTCGTCGTATACCTTGATGATCTGCGTGTACTGGTAGAAGCCGCCGTCGTAGTCAAACTTGCGCCAGAAGTCGTCTATCCCGTTGCAGATGTTCTGGAACGCCAGCGGCACGTTGTTCGGCTCCGTCTCGTCGTTGTCGCGGTCTACATAGTTCTTGCCGCCCGGGCGGTGCAGCACCCACACGCACTCGTCGCCTGGGTTGCCGTCGCAGTCTTCGTCGCGCCCGATCGTGATTGGATCGGATTGCCCGTCGTACTGGCACCAGTTGATCACCTTCCACTTGCGGAAAATCTTGTAGCACTCGTCTCCGGAAGCCGAGAAGAACTCGTCGGTATGGTTCACGGCCAGCAGGTCGCAGCCGATTTCCTCATAAATTACGCTGTCCGGGTCCGCCACGCCGCACACGGCTTCGGCGTCCGCCGGGAACTTGATCTCGAAGTTGTGCACTTCCTTGATCGTCACTACCTGCGAACATTGGTTAACGCTTTCGTTGCCGTTGATGTCGAAAGCCTTGAAGCGGCGGATAATAGTGCCCGCACCGCATTCCAGGTCCGGCACCGGAGGCAGTTCGCGCTCGAAAGAGCCGCAGTTGTCTTCCGAAGTCGCGTCTCCGAACATCTGCTGCAGTTGCAGCGTGTCGGTGGCGTCGAAGCTGTACGGAAGCTCGTCGCAGTTTACCATCACGGGGTGCGGCGCGTAGCAGAACGGCTTCACTTTCTCTTCCGGCACGATGTCCAGCCAGCAGATGTTCTCGTTGCCGTCTGTGTCCCTGACCCGAAGCTCGATCGTTATCGTGCGGCCTACGTCGCAGCAGTAGAAGTCGACAAACGGCCCCCAGGGGCTTACCTGGCTGCCGCAGATGAACGGGATCACCCGCCCAAACTGGTCCAGCACTACGCCCGAGCGGCGCACCGCCAGGCTCACTTCGTTGCAGTTGTCGTTAGACCCTTCGTCTACGTCCTCGGCAAAGATGCGCGCAAAGTCCGCTCCGCCGATCGACACGTTCAGGTTGTCGTCGCAGATCGCCGTCGGCTCTACCAGGTCGGCCACCGTGAACGGGCAGTAGACAATAACTTTGTTGCCGCAGCCGTCTTCCACGCGGTAGCGGAAGTAGTGGCTCCCCGCAGGGATGCCGCTGACCAGCCGCGTCGGCGCGTTCCAGGGAATGACGCGGACTACCACTGTGTCCGTGCGCGTTCCCGTCACCTGGCCGTATTGGTTCACTACGTCTACTTCTACTTCGGTCACGATTTCCGTGTATACTTCCCAGTCGGAGCAATTGTCCGTCACGTCAGGCAAAGGCACCGAGAAGCTCGCCGTGCAGCCAAACGGGCTCACAGAGAACACCAGCGGGTCCAGTACCCCGTCCCAGTCGTAATCCTGCCCGGGGCAGGTAACTGATGGCGGAGTATAGTCGCCTACTTTGATCACCTGCGCGTCGGTGGCGATGTTGTCCCCGTCGCACCAGTCGATGACGGTCCAGTCGCGCACGAACTTGTACGCCCCGTCGCAGACGTTGACCCGCGCCCGGTCTACGAAGCTGGCTCCGATGTTGCAGTAGTCGTCCGCCAGGTTAAAGATCCCGCTTACCGTCACGATGAACGGGTAGCCTGTATGGCTGGGATCCGGGTTGCCGTTGGGCAAGGTAGCAAACTGCTCGTCGCACTCGATCGGCACCGTCCGCGGAGGGAACTCCACGTCCAGGTCGTCCGGCCGGTTCAGCGTGATCGTTTGCGTGCACGTTGTCGCGTTGCCTTTGCCGTCCGTGATCGTAAAGTTGCGCGTGATGATGATCGGCGCGCAGTCGCCGGCAGTGCTGTAGGTATCTACAAAAGTTATGGAAATATCAGCATCGGCCGTGCAGTTGTCGGTTGCTACCGGAGCGCCGGTAATCGGCAAGCTGGCCGGGTTGTTGAAGATCAGGTCGAAATCCTCGCAGTACAGCGGCAAATCCAGGGTGACGTCGCGGCGCGGCCACAACACTGTGGTGTTGACGGTCATCGGCTCCCACGTCAGCGGGTTCAGCACCGTGCTCGTCGCGAACAAGCCCACCCGGCCGTTCTCGTCCGGGCAGATGTCTACCGTGTAGTCGCCCGTTGAAGCAGGCCCGGAGATGTCGTCGTCCGACGTTACCCACAGGTAGTAGGTCTGCCCGGCGACCAGCGGAAGGCTGATGCGCAGGTACGGCTCGTCGTTGGCCAACGGCGGGATGATGTCGTCGATCGGCTCGTCCGTGAATGCGACGATGTTCTCGCAGGGGTTCGACGGGTTGAAGCTCCCTGCGAACAGCGCGATCGCGCTCTCGTCTATGGTCGAGCCAAAGTCGTCGGACACCAATATCGTATAGTAGTCCGTCCGGTCTACCTGGAACGGGATCAGGTCGTAGTAGTGCACCCCGGCGTCGATGCTGGAGGTCGTGCCGCCTCCGTCGATGAAGCACGAGAAGTTCAGCGGCTCCATCTCCAGGTCGCCGTCTTCCAGCGTGCCCGTTTGCGTGAAGCAGCTTTCGATTATCGTGCCCTGGCTTGTGTTTGCCGGGCAGTTTACGTCCGGAGCAGCTTTGTCTTCGCCTGTGACATAGCCCCAGCAGTCTTCCCAGTTGAAGTAGGGGAAAACGCCGCCGCCGCCGGTTCCGGCAGTAGTAAGGGAGAAGTTGTCCACATTGATGAAGGAATCAAACCCTCCGGTTTGGAAATCGTCGCCAATAATAGAGAACAGCAGTATCCAGCCGGGCTGTACGTTTTCATCAACAGAGCCGCTGCCGGTGACGACCTGGTCGATATTAGGATCGCCTACGAGGTCGAGGATGACGTTGCCGTTCAGGTCGATCAGGAGCACGTCGTCAATGATATCTTCTTCCTGCTGGTAGTCATAGTCAAACTGAAGCCGGCCGGCAGCCGGCATCGGGATGGAAGCAAAAATGCCGTCATCCGCTCCGGATACGAGGCTGAGCGTAGTAGCGGTGAAAGTCACATCGCCCGCTGT
Coding sequences:
- a CDS encoding T9SS type A sorting domain-containing protein, whose product is MIYFTYTVRTTLAVAFLLYFPSFTEAQVSIYANDITVQPEQTFTIDVTADGFQDILTCQFSVLWDSVAFEFKGVEGLNQVFEDYPLDHFGFAQISQGKLGFSWIDFSLAGVAIENGSVLFSVRLKTLQQESGIQTLNFGDYPTSIEIADTDENILDVEFKEGTITVDGISNIRNKNKPGLVQITSAPNPFKEQTQVDIDFLRSASARITIHDVLGATIYQETGNFQSGLHRLKLSKDIFPQAGTYLLKVQSEDQLVTHKLIVI
- a CDS encoding T9SS type A sorting domain-containing protein, with translation MFGDATSEDNCGSFERELPPVPDLECGAGTIIRRFKAFDINGNESVNQCSQVVTIKEVHNFEIKFPADAEAVCGVADPDSVIYEEIGCDLLAVNHTDEFFSASGDECYKIFRKWKVINWCQYDGQSDPITIGRDEDCDGNPGDECVWVLHRPGGKNYVDRDNDETEPNNVPLAFQNICNGIDDFWRKFDYDGGFYQYTQIIKVYDDIDPEISSIDTFFCSYDNVTCTGLVNLPFSIDENCTPDDLTIKVFLLAFLDDDGNPAATINLQNLTDGQFDDFTLTGAYPDYSLNGRFPIGNHAFEVHVEDGCGNANSEELPFEVRDCKAPSPVCINGLAIELMPVDLNGDDIPDEGRMAIWANDFIVSAVPDCSGPVTYSINRVDDPANVDSTGIVLTCADTGTLVVEIWAYDDEGNADFCETYILVQDNMSLCGPDSLTVGISGAINTEDNLGVEDVEVSLSGQSNQMVMTGADGRYAFAGLQAGYDYTVTPELNSNYLNGVSTFDLVLMSKHILGVQPLGSPYKMIAADVNNSRSITTLDLIQLRKLILSIDTEFENNTSWRFVDASYVFPNASNPWFEEFPEVANINNLPATGISGADFVAVKIGDVNNDARANALAGVEGRSFAGTFALNAEEAEVKAGGEYTVAFTAADIASIEGYQATLTFDNSALELVDIVGGAATEENFGLAYVNEGLITTSWNGKASAGEVLFSLVFRAKADAQLSELLGASSRITKAEAYKTNGSYQDVALAFSGKASAAASFELYQNTPNPFKGETLIGFNLPADDTVTLTISDVTGKALRLVRLDGVKGYNNVVVNSNTLPAAGVLYYTVETSEYTATKKMVIIE